One part of the Dyadobacter sp. 676 genome encodes these proteins:
- a CDS encoding RagB/SusD family nutrient uptake outer membrane protein: MKLRTLLFAFTLASLTVTSCKDVLDMAPDGKLTMDEIFADNDKTGAFLNSCYANIPVKGTRYFFWSRGPVNWSDESWDTDAEAESWIMSGRMYNGDASAGNHPITNISSDAGNGDYWARYWSAIRNCTIFISRIDKATVRNPADRARWKAEAHLLRAYYYSELLKWFGAVLPIEREPYDFQQDFSTVTKASYYEVVKFIMEDCDVALNTAELPWRITTDSEGGRVNKALAEAIKSKMILFAASPLNNGGQDRWQEAYQVNKTSLENLRANGYELYNKVNLPQTYLSDVAFLGPDKNEKTALYNEYFTQTMKYAPNPVDRETIFQSRENQGNIWNIDGIGSQDGYKSGTCPTQELVDAYETIDGQPVLNLDKPYLDEQHLQPNYNPANKTYDPKNPYAKRDPRFYASIYYNGSKRKAMWNFAEAPESVENYPAPIGNRTRVIATYKGEPQTGIDPSVRKATRTGYYERKFLHPNSGGDNPIAGANWKLFRLGEVILNFAEAAAEAGQLADAAKAVNEIRARAGMPALPASLSKAELIKRIRAERRVELAMEENRYFDLRRWSKPTGDLAQTDRWVTAMEITRKADGSFTYTRRPVRATERKNYTNKFLWVPIPLNEANRLRSITGADWQNPGW, from the coding sequence ATGAAACTGAGAACTTTACTTTTTGCATTCACGCTGGCGTCGCTGACCGTTACTTCCTGCAAGGACGTGCTCGATATGGCGCCCGACGGCAAGCTGACGATGGACGAGATTTTTGCCGATAACGACAAAACAGGCGCATTCCTGAACAGCTGCTATGCCAATATACCCGTGAAAGGCACGCGCTACTTCTTTTGGAGCAGGGGTCCGGTGAACTGGAGCGACGAGTCGTGGGACACCGACGCCGAGGCCGAATCCTGGATCATGTCGGGACGGATGTACAATGGCGATGCCTCGGCAGGCAACCATCCGATCACAAACATCAGTTCCGATGCGGGTAATGGCGATTACTGGGCACGTTACTGGAGCGCCATCCGCAACTGCACGATCTTCATCAGCCGTATCGACAAGGCCACCGTCCGCAACCCGGCCGACCGCGCCCGATGGAAAGCCGAGGCGCATTTGCTGCGGGCCTATTATTATTCCGAACTGTTGAAATGGTTCGGTGCCGTGCTGCCGATCGAGCGGGAGCCCTACGACTTTCAGCAGGACTTTTCGACGGTGACGAAAGCCAGCTATTATGAGGTTGTCAAATTCATTATGGAAGATTGCGATGTGGCATTGAATACCGCGGAGCTCCCATGGCGCATTACCACCGACAGCGAGGGCGGCCGTGTGAACAAGGCATTGGCCGAGGCGATCAAATCCAAAATGATCCTTTTCGCCGCCAGTCCGTTGAATAACGGGGGCCAGGATCGTTGGCAGGAAGCGTATCAGGTTAATAAAACGTCGCTGGAAAATCTCCGGGCCAACGGTTATGAGCTGTACAACAAAGTGAACCTGCCGCAGACCTACCTTTCCGACGTCGCATTCCTCGGGCCCGATAAAAATGAGAAGACCGCGCTGTATAATGAGTACTTCACCCAGACGATGAAATATGCGCCCAATCCGGTGGACCGTGAAACCATCTTTCAGAGCCGGGAGAACCAGGGGAATATCTGGAATATCGACGGAATCGGATCACAGGACGGCTACAAATCGGGAACATGCCCCACGCAGGAGCTTGTGGACGCCTACGAGACCATCGACGGCCAGCCGGTGCTGAACCTGGACAAACCGTATCTCGACGAGCAGCATTTGCAGCCGAACTATAACCCGGCGAACAAAACCTACGATCCCAAAAATCCATACGCGAAGCGCGACCCGCGTTTTTATGCTTCCATTTATTACAATGGTTCGAAAAGAAAGGCCATGTGGAATTTCGCCGAAGCACCGGAATCGGTGGAAAATTACCCTGCCCCGATCGGTAACCGTACCCGCGTGATTGCCACTTACAAGGGCGAACCGCAGACGGGAATCGACCCCAGCGTACGCAAGGCTACGCGGACGGGCTATTACGAACGGAAGTTCCTGCACCCCAACTCGGGCGGTGATAATCCCATCGCCGGGGCCAACTGGAAACTGTTCCGGCTGGGCGAAGTGATCCTCAACTTCGCCGAAGCGGCCGCCGAGGCCGGACAACTGGCGGACGCCGCGAAGGCCGTGAACGAAATCCGCGCCCGCGCCGGGATGCCGGCATTACCCGCCTCGCTTTCGAAGGCGGAGCTGATCAAACGCATCCGCGCCGAGCGACGGGTGGAGCTGGCGATGGAAGAAAACCGCTATTTCGATCTGCGCCGCTGGTCGAAACCTACCGGTGACCTTGCGCAAACCGACCGCTGGGTGACAGCCATGGAAATTACCCGCAAGGCCGACGGTTCTTTCACGTACACCCGTAGGCCCGTGCGTGCAACCGAGCGCAAGAACTACACCAACAAGTTCCTCTGGGTGCCCATCCCCCTGAACGAAGCCAATCGCCTCCGCTCGATTACCGGGGCCGACTGGCAAAACCCAGGTTGGTAA
- a CDS encoding SusC/RagA family TonB-linked outer membrane protein yields MGKHYKEIIWQIMKISIVPCLLWMLCVQLALAKDLRAQEILSKRISISVNDMDVEKVLEKIELQTKVRFIYSAEVIHAERKVSLDSQNQRLDTVLETLLGPLGIDYKVSKKTILLRKAAGKKTSFRTETIQNAAPKDADREVTGKVIDEKGEPVPGVSVVVKGTTVGTSTNIEGIYQLSVPEDKDVLIFSFVGYISQEVPVGNATSLDITLKVDEKALEEVVVVGFGEQKKVSVTGSVSSVTSEVLQQSSSASLANSLSGRLPGLTSIQSGGGQPGRDDATMYLRGAATTNGRSPLILIDGVPRDNIRTLDANEVASVSILKDASATAVFGVRGANGVILITTKRGSAGKNELTINAEQSFSSFTREPERLHSLEYMALRNEASRNDGITPLPFSEETMAKYANPLAGLDPNDPDYAKKAMLRQYMYPDHDYYREYIRRYSPQTRVNMNVTGGTDKVSYFVNGGFLHQGGNLNTEPKSVLGYDPAAKMDRYSFRANLDYKVTNSLKSFLNIGSYIEQVNMPSAWLYNNDTGWMMSDLIYQAQTILPITPGPTTIDGFGVAPGQIVDPGYMDRSAFEIMNRMGARNEVRSNLNASFGAEWDLSNVVTKGLSLKGMLSYDSKATTAMQGKKSERLYLAEIDMAKDQLSYAVKRSDESLLALTKGADSRYNINMQGSINYARVFGGKHDVTGMILGQRDTWETPAGEIPYNVLGVAARATYAYDERYLAEVNMGYNGSEQFAPGHRYGFFPAFSAGWVISNERFLKNNRYITNLKLRASYGKVGNDKMGTARFLYQSDITLGDKRPAG; encoded by the coding sequence ATGGGAAAACATTACAAGGAGATCATTTGGCAGATCATGAAAATCAGCATTGTCCCGTGTTTGCTGTGGATGCTCTGTGTGCAGCTCGCACTCGCGAAAGACCTGCGTGCGCAGGAGATCTTGAGTAAGCGTATATCTATATCCGTTAACGATATGGACGTGGAGAAAGTCCTGGAAAAAATAGAGCTCCAGACGAAGGTCCGTTTTATTTACAGCGCCGAAGTGATCCACGCCGAACGCAAGGTATCGCTCGATTCGCAGAACCAGCGGCTGGATACGGTGCTGGAAACACTGCTTGGGCCGCTCGGGATCGATTACAAGGTTTCCAAAAAGACTATTTTACTGCGAAAAGCAGCCGGGAAAAAGACTTCGTTCAGAACGGAAACCATACAAAATGCGGCTCCAAAGGACGCGGACCGCGAAGTAACCGGCAAAGTAATCGATGAAAAAGGGGAACCGGTGCCGGGTGTAAGCGTGGTGGTGAAAGGCACAACGGTGGGTACGTCTACGAATATCGAAGGCATCTATCAGCTTTCGGTGCCGGAAGACAAGGACGTTTTGATATTCAGTTTCGTGGGTTACATCAGCCAGGAAGTACCGGTAGGCAATGCCACCAGCCTGGATATTACTTTGAAAGTCGATGAAAAAGCATTGGAAGAAGTGGTCGTCGTGGGTTTCGGCGAGCAGAAAAAGGTATCAGTGACCGGCTCGGTGTCGTCGGTTACGTCGGAAGTATTGCAGCAGAGTTCATCAGCAAGCTTGGCCAACTCTTTGTCGGGGCGCTTACCGGGCCTGACCTCCATCCAATCGGGTGGGGGCCAGCCGGGACGCGATGACGCGACGATGTACCTCCGCGGTGCGGCCACCACCAATGGCCGCAGCCCGCTGATCCTCATCGACGGTGTGCCCCGCGATAACATCCGTACGCTCGATGCCAACGAAGTAGCCTCTGTCTCGATCCTCAAAGATGCTTCCGCAACTGCTGTTTTCGGTGTAAGAGGGGCAAATGGTGTGATCCTGATTACCACCAAACGAGGCAGTGCAGGTAAGAATGAGCTGACGATCAATGCCGAACAGAGCTTTTCGTCCTTCACCCGCGAGCCCGAGCGCTTGCATTCGCTTGAATACATGGCCCTTCGCAACGAGGCTTCCAGAAATGACGGCATTACACCCCTGCCATTCAGTGAGGAAACGATGGCCAAATATGCCAATCCCCTTGCGGGCCTCGATCCGAACGACCCCGATTATGCCAAAAAGGCGATGCTAAGGCAATATATGTACCCGGACCATGACTATTACCGCGAATACATCCGCCGATATTCCCCGCAAACGCGTGTTAACATGAACGTTACCGGCGGAACCGACAAGGTATCCTACTTTGTGAACGGCGGCTTCCTGCACCAGGGCGGTAACCTCAATACCGAACCTAAATCGGTGCTGGGCTATGACCCTGCGGCTAAAATGGACCGTTACAGCTTCCGTGCGAACCTGGACTACAAGGTAACCAACTCGCTGAAATCATTCCTGAACATCGGGAGCTACATCGAGCAGGTGAATATGCCCTCGGCCTGGCTTTATAACAATGACACGGGCTGGATGATGAGCGACCTCATTTACCAGGCACAAACGATCCTGCCCATTACGCCCGGCCCCACCACCATCGATGGTTTCGGCGTAGCTCCGGGGCAGATCGTGGACCCCGGGTATATGGACCGCTCCGCATTCGAAATCATGAACCGTATGGGTGCGCGCAATGAGGTACGTTCGAATTTGAATGCTTCTTTCGGTGCGGAATGGGATTTGAGCAATGTCGTTACCAAAGGTCTTAGTCTTAAAGGAATGCTTTCGTACGATTCCAAGGCCACTACGGCCATGCAGGGTAAGAAATCGGAGCGGTTGTACCTGGCCGAAATCGATATGGCGAAGGACCAGCTGAGCTATGCCGTAAAGCGCTCGGACGAATCGTTGCTCGCGCTCACGAAAGGTGCCGACTCGCGTTACAATATCAATATGCAGGGTTCGATCAACTATGCCCGGGTTTTCGGCGGCAAGCACGATGTGACGGGCATGATCCTCGGCCAGCGCGATACCTGGGAAACGCCCGCGGGAGAAATTCCTTATAACGTCCTCGGAGTGGCTGCCCGCGCGACCTATGCTTACGACGAGCGTTATCTGGCGGAGGTCAATATGGGTTATAATGGCTCCGAACAGTTTGCGCCGGGGCACCGTTACGGCTTTTTCCCGGCTTTTTCCGCTGGCTGGGTTATCAGCAACGAGCGTTTTCTCAAAAACAACCGCTATATCACCAACCTGAAACTAAGGGCTTCCTATGGAAAAGTGGGGAACGACAAGATGGGCACCGCACGGTTTTTGTACCAGAGTGATATTACCCTGGGGGACAAAAGGCCCGCTGGGTAG
- a CDS encoding FecR domain-containing protein, with protein sequence MNNYSRFQVKDWLEDLAFQQWVYHGEREEFWREVIENHPGQLANIDQAKEILLAVRGELDLLPEAEVKSRVSEILNAIPGDATRPLPWWKSNWLKAAAMILLALGMVLGLFHQKKGLRNLPAMVASLRGPTAPSPIEVHNRTSAFQLVNLPDGSSVVLKKNARISYPAVFAANRREVTLRGEAFFEVVKNPAQPFLVYAGSMVTKVRGTSFSIKANDGDDDVELVVKTGFVEVSALEAQGKSEVMAGRRLVLKPNEQVTFNRKSQNMVTRTVEKPVLLNLPAESQDFEFRRTPLSDVFAVLEKTYGIRIQYDPKAISHCTLTAVLGDEPVYEKLDLICAVVNARYETRGSVVSVASDGCE encoded by the coding sequence ATGAATAATTATAGTCGGTTCCAGGTGAAGGATTGGCTCGAAGACCTGGCGTTCCAGCAGTGGGTGTATCATGGCGAACGGGAGGAATTCTGGCGTGAAGTGATCGAAAACCATCCCGGCCAGCTCGCGAACATCGACCAGGCAAAGGAAATACTGCTGGCGGTACGCGGCGAGCTCGACCTTTTGCCGGAGGCCGAGGTTAAGTCGCGGGTAAGCGAAATACTGAATGCGATTCCCGGGGACGCCACGCGCCCATTGCCCTGGTGGAAAAGCAACTGGCTCAAAGCGGCGGCGATGATTTTGCTTGCCCTGGGAATGGTTCTTGGATTGTTCCATCAGAAAAAGGGCCTGCGAAACCTTCCGGCCATGGTGGCGAGCCTGCGCGGTCCGACGGCGCCGTCGCCCATAGAAGTTCACAACCGTACGAGCGCCTTCCAACTGGTAAATCTGCCGGATGGCAGTTCGGTCGTGCTTAAAAAGAACGCCCGCATTTCCTATCCGGCTGTTTTTGCGGCAAATCGGCGGGAAGTAACACTTCGTGGCGAGGCTTTTTTCGAGGTGGTCAAAAACCCCGCACAGCCTTTCCTGGTGTACGCAGGCTCGATGGTAACGAAGGTCAGGGGCACGAGTTTCAGTATTAAGGCAAATGACGGGGACGACGACGTGGAGCTGGTTGTTAAAACGGGGTTTGTCGAGGTGTCGGCTCTGGAGGCGCAAGGGAAAAGCGAGGTGATGGCAGGCAGAAGGCTGGTTTTGAAACCAAACGAACAGGTTACATTTAACCGGAAAAGCCAGAATATGGTTACCAGAACCGTGGAAAAGCCGGTACTGCTCAATTTGCCGGCCGAAAGCCAGGACTTCGAATTCAGGCGAACGCCGCTGTCGGATGTGTTCGCCGTGCTGGAAAAAACTTACGGCATACGCATTCAATACGACCCGAAAGCCATTTCGCACTGCACACTCACGGCCGTACTGGGGGATGAGCCGGTGTACGAAAAGCTCGACCTCATTTGCGCGGTCGTGAATGCCCGGTACGAAACGCGCGGCAGTGTGGTGAGCGTCGCTTCGGACGGCTGCGAATAG
- a CDS encoding sigma-70 family RNA polymerase sigma factor codes for MKNSERSPEIYLITRWQQFCAGDKSAFGELTELNYAALYHYGTRFTADRDLIKDCLQDLFLEIWEKRETLSYIAAIKPYLFQSLRNNLIRRIRRQAVFSDIRDDDVQDDISPESDWIVQETDQLTSHRLRKAIEALPKRQKEALYLKYYENLSYEEIATVMGLQRQAVANYLQYGIQKLREYWQHAAIFLALCGELSWY; via the coding sequence GTGAAAAATTCAGAACGTTCTCCCGAAATCTATCTGATCACACGCTGGCAGCAGTTTTGTGCAGGGGATAAAAGCGCGTTCGGCGAGCTTACCGAGCTGAATTACGCGGCGCTTTATCACTATGGGACCCGATTTACCGCGGACCGTGATCTGATCAAGGACTGCCTCCAGGATCTGTTCCTGGAAATCTGGGAAAAGCGGGAAACGCTTTCCTACATCGCCGCTATCAAGCCTTATCTTTTTCAATCGCTGCGGAACAATCTGATCCGCCGGATCCGCAGGCAGGCGGTGTTTTCCGACATCCGCGACGACGACGTGCAGGACGACATTTCGCCCGAATCCGACTGGATCGTTCAGGAAACGGACCAACTCACCAGCCATCGGCTGAGAAAGGCCATCGAAGCGCTGCCCAAGCGCCAGAAAGAAGCTCTCTATCTGAAATACTACGAAAACCTTTCGTATGAAGAAATCGCGACCGTGATGGGATTGCAGCGGCAGGCGGTGGCCAATTACCTGCAATACGGTATTCAGAAACTTCGCGAATACTGGCAGCATGCGGCGATTTTCCTTGCGTTGTGCGGCGAACTCTCCTGGTACTGA
- a CDS encoding DUF6786 family protein, with protein sequence MKAHYPVLLTAMMAAEGCSSDHKSDHNQLETAQTQAAGTFGHDLAFLKKYQEAVVLSAPDNAEAQAIVIPAYQGRVMTSTADGNVGNSYGWINYKLIESGQYRPHMNGFGGEERFWLSPEGGQFSVYFKKGQRFDFENWQTPALIDTVAYKAIESDASSVKFQIDAMIENYSGKTFVIAISRKIEMLTKENMADLLGLPAFNGVKAVAYRSINSVTNKGEEWKPETGMLGIWLLGMFRPSDQTTIIAPFSRALSEKPLITDDYFGKIPSDRLVIKDSILFLKADGKHRSKIGIAPKSARNVAGSYDAGKGILTIIQYDLDPQGRYMKSTWELHKDPYDGDALNAYNDGKLADGTQMGPFYELESNSSVKALKEGEAITHRQSTFHFEGDKAALNAIAQKVLGVNIDQIGEIFK encoded by the coding sequence ATGAAAGCGCATTACCCGGTATTGCTGACGGCGATGATGGCGGCCGAGGGCTGTTCGTCGGACCATAAAAGTGATCATAACCAATTGGAAACAGCACAAACGCAGGCAGCCGGTACATTTGGCCATGACCTGGCATTTTTGAAGAAATACCAAGAAGCAGTGGTGCTCTCGGCGCCGGACAATGCGGAAGCACAAGCCATTGTCATCCCGGCTTATCAGGGCCGGGTGATGACTAGCACGGCCGATGGTAACGTCGGTAACAGTTACGGCTGGATCAATTACAAACTCATTGAAAGCGGGCAGTACCGGCCGCATATGAATGGTTTTGGCGGTGAGGAACGTTTCTGGCTTTCTCCCGAGGGCGGTCAGTTTTCGGTGTATTTCAAAAAAGGGCAGCGTTTCGATTTCGAAAACTGGCAAACGCCGGCGCTGATCGATACGGTTGCTTATAAAGCGATTGAGTCGGATGCGTCTTCGGTGAAGTTTCAAATCGACGCGATGATCGAGAACTACTCGGGCAAGACGTTCGTGATCGCGATCAGCCGGAAGATCGAGATGCTGACAAAGGAAAATATGGCCGATCTGCTCGGTCTGCCAGCATTTAATGGCGTTAAAGCCGTTGCTTACCGCTCCATTAATTCAGTGACCAACAAAGGCGAAGAATGGAAGCCCGAGACCGGAATGCTCGGCATCTGGCTCCTCGGCATGTTCCGGCCGTCGGACCAAACCACCATTATCGCCCCGTTTTCCAGAGCATTGTCCGAAAAGCCGCTCATTACCGACGACTATTTCGGTAAAATTCCCTCGGACAGGCTTGTTATCAAAGACTCGATATTGTTTCTCAAAGCCGACGGCAAGCACCGCAGCAAAATTGGTATCGCGCCGAAATCGGCCCGGAATGTAGCCGGAAGCTATGATGCCGGGAAAGGCATTCTGACGATTATCCAATACGACCTCGATCCGCAGGGCCGGTACATGAAATCGACCTGGGAGCTGCATAAAGACCCTTACGATGGCGATGCATTGAATGCCTACAACGACGGCAAACTGGCCGACGGCACGCAAATGGGACCGTTTTATGAATTAGAATCGAATTCGTCCGTGAAGGCGCTGAAAGAAGGCGAGGCCATTACACACCGCCAGAGTACATTCCATTTCGAAGGCGATAAAGCTGCCTTGAATGCCATTGCCCAAAAGGTGCTCGGTGTAAATATTGACCAAATCGGAGAAATTTTTAAATAA
- the rhaT gene encoding L-rhamnose/proton symporter RhaT — translation MQALLGVIFHFIGGFASGSFYIPYKQVKGWAWESYWIVGGLFSWLIVPPLAAYLTIPGYTEIIAHTNGGILFLTYFFGVLWGIGGLTYGLGVRYLGVALGSSIILGLCSVFGALIPSVYYEFNPQPGKDTISMLFSNAWGQWVLAGLLVCVIGIIICGKAGAMKDADLRKAGRAAEDNTEFKIGLGLTVSIISGILSACFAFGIDAGKVMAQEANEIWKAANPGQGEFLFQNNVTYVVILWGGLTTNFIWCMLLNARNKTFGNYTDPSTPLLSNYIFSALAGTTWFLQFFFYGMGESKLGNGPSSWILHMAFIILIANSWGLVLKEWKGVTKKTISSIIIGILVIILSVLIVGYGNYLKE, via the coding sequence ATGCAAGCTCTTCTGGGTGTTATCTTCCATTTCATCGGTGGCTTCGCCTCCGGCAGTTTTTATATTCCTTACAAGCAGGTCAAAGGCTGGGCCTGGGAATCTTACTGGATCGTCGGCGGGCTCTTCTCCTGGCTCATCGTCCCGCCGCTGGCGGCTTATCTGACCATTCCCGGTTATACCGAAATCATTGCGCATACCAACGGCGGTATCCTTTTCCTTACCTACTTTTTCGGCGTCCTCTGGGGCATTGGCGGCCTCACGTACGGGCTCGGCGTGCGCTACCTGGGTGTGGCGCTCGGAAGCTCGATCATCCTCGGGCTTTGCTCGGTTTTCGGGGCATTGATCCCCTCGGTGTATTACGAATTCAACCCGCAGCCGGGTAAGGACACGATTTCCATGCTTTTCAGCAATGCCTGGGGCCAATGGGTGCTCGCCGGGTTGCTGGTGTGCGTGATAGGGATTATCATTTGCGGGAAAGCGGGCGCAATGAAGGACGCCGACCTTCGAAAGGCCGGTCGTGCCGCCGAGGATAATACCGAGTTCAAAATCGGCCTGGGTTTAACGGTTTCAATTATTTCGGGTATTCTCAGTGCCTGTTTCGCATTCGGGATCGACGCCGGAAAGGTGATGGCCCAGGAAGCGAACGAGATCTGGAAAGCGGCCAATCCGGGGCAGGGTGAATTTTTATTCCAAAACAATGTGACCTATGTCGTGATCCTGTGGGGCGGTCTTACCACCAATTTCATCTGGTGCATGCTGCTCAATGCCCGCAACAAAACTTTCGGCAACTATACCGATCCGTCGACGCCGCTGCTCTCGAACTATATTTTTTCCGCATTGGCCGGTACTACCTGGTTCCTGCAATTCTTCTTTTACGGCATGGGCGAGAGCAAGTTGGGCAACGGTCCGAGCTCGTGGATCCTGCACATGGCATTCATTATTCTCATCGCCAACTCGTGGGGACTAGTCCTGAAAGAGTGGAAAGGAGTAACTAAGAAGACCATTTCTTCGATTATCATCGGTATTCTGGTGATTATCCTTTCGGTGCTGATCGTCGGTTATGGCAATTATTTGAAAGAATAG